From one bacterium genomic stretch:
- a CDS encoding pyridoxamine 5'-phosphate oxidase family protein, whose translation MTQKELFEFINKNMSCTLATCVDNKPHVRWMWMYRADENGIIFHTGV comes from the coding sequence ATGACACAGAAAGAGCTATTTGAATTTATCAACAAAAACATGTCTTGCACTTTGGCAACATGCGTTGATAACAAACCACATGTTCGGTGGATGTGGATGTATAGAGCCGACGAGAACGGGATTATATTTCACACTGGGGTT